One Papaver somniferum cultivar HN1 chromosome 10, ASM357369v1, whole genome shotgun sequence genomic window carries:
- the LOC113316160 gene encoding uncharacterized protein LOC113316160, with amino-acid sequence MGKDRAARKLKNMGFPCTFNVPNVGRSGGLVLAWKKEIHLNVISSSLRGIYVTSTDIIHSKTCHIHFVYGEPNSTLRPSFWEQQCQQSNAPIDEPVFVIGDFNTLLGTKDKNGGLEVNDSDFEHLRNFCSVFNLHDPGFSGPRFTWSNMQQGPDLILERLDRCFLNQIVENLCPKFYVNNLPRDSSDHWPMHIGFNYEDTCMPRPFHFMAMWIEDPTIRDITANSWSVNVIGSPAYKLRAKLLSSKKGLRDWNKSSFGNIQTDISTIRKELLDLQISDPTDTTTSARLKARLEYLYTLEELYWKDKSREPHQFQDEILNDLPVKFFVEDNDILNLPLTAEEIKNVVFQMGGKKAPGPDGFTGLFYQKNWDIVGEAIVDMTQTCFRTGHIAKVFSHTNIALIPKVPLADISQNQSAFIPKRSIFDNILLENEAIYSVNHNDKVEGTAAIKLDMSKAYDKLECPTGFFQPERGLRQGDPLSPYLYVICAEALSSYIDNLQRNGTLRGIKKYCLTSGQEINFDKSGILFSRRIPEHRKGLLANILEIQRRDLGEKHLGTPTVFKASKIQTHMGIFQAVDARITIWLHKIISQAARTTLVKHIGQAIPLFQIGDFLIPKHLCRQMDADLCKFWWGETLDPKDRKLHLLGWDILCSPKAEVVWVSEKLK; translated from the exons ATGGGTAAAGATAGGGCGGctagaaaacttaaaaatatgGGCTTTCCCTGCACCTTTAATGTCCCCAAtgttggtagaagtggtggtctGGTTTTGGCTTGGAAAAAGGAAATTCACCTGAACGTTATCTCTTCCAGCTTGAGGGGTATCTATGTTACTTCAACTGACATCATTCATTCAAAAACTTGTCATATTCACTTTGTTTATGGAGAACCTAATAGCACTCTAAGACCTTCCTTTTGGGAACAACAATGCCAACAAAGTAACGCTCCCATAGATGAGCCTGTTTTCGTCATTGGTGATTTTAACACCCTTTTAGGaacaaaagataaaaatggtggcCTTGAAGTGAATGATTCTGATTTTGAACATCTTAGAAATTTCTGTTCTGTTTTCAACCTGCATGATCCTGGTTTCTCTGGTCCAAGATTCacttggtccaatatgcaacaaggtcctgatttAATTCTTGAAAGGCTTGATAGGTGTTTTTTAAACCAAATTGTTGAAAATCTTTGTCCTAAATTCTATGTAAATAATCTCCCTAGGGACTCTTCTGATCATTGGCCCATGCATATAGGATTTAACTATGAGGATACTTGCATGCCTAGACCTTTTCATTTCATGGCTATGTGGATTGAGGATCCCACCATTAGAGACATTACAGCAAATTCTTGGTCTGTTAATGTTATAGGATCTCCAGCCTATAAATTAAGAGCTAAGCTTCTTAGTAGTAAAAAAGGCCTTAGAGATTGGAACAAATCTtcctttggtaatattcaaactgaTATATCTACCATTAGGAAAGAATTGTTAGATTTACAGATTTCTGATCCTACTGATACTACTACATCTGCTAGACTTAAAGCCAGATTAGAATACCTTTACACTCTGGAGGAACTCTATTGGAAAGATAAGTCTAGAGAG CCACATCAATTTCAGGATGAAATTTTGAATGATCTGCCTGTTAAATTTTTTGTTGAGGATAATGATATCCTTAATCTACCCCTTACTGCTGAGGAAATAAAAAATGTTGTCTTCCAAATGGGAGGTAAAAAAGCCCCTGGACCAGATGGTTTCACAGGCTTATTCTACCAAAAAAATTGGGACATTGTTGGAGAAGCAATTGTTGATATGACCCAAACCTGCTTTAGAACAGGGCATATTGCAAAAGTCTTCAGTCATACCAATATTGCTCTTATCCCTAAAGTCCCTTTAGCAGA CATATCCCAAAATCAAAGTGCCTTCATTCCTAAGAGGAGTATTTTTGATAATATTCTTCTAGAAAATGAAGCCATATATTCTGTTAATCACAATGACAAAGTGGAGGGTACTGCTGCTATCAAACTTGACATGTCTAAAGCTTATGATAAATTGGAGTG CCCTACGGGTTTTTTCCAACCTGAAAGAGGTCTAAGGCAAGGGGATCCCCTATCCCCTTACCTCTACGTTATCTGTGCTGAGGCTCTCTCCTCTTATATAGATAATCTTCAAAGAAATGGTACCCTGAGGGGTATTAAA AAGTACTGCCTAACTTCTGGGCAAGAAATTAATTTTGATAAGTCTGGTATTTTATTCAGTAGAAGAATCCCTGAACATAGGAAGGGCCTTTTGGCTAACATTCTGGAGATTCAAAGAAGAGATTTAGGAGAAAAACATCTTGGTACTCCTACTGTTTTTAAAGCttctaaaatccaaacccatatGGGTATTTTCCAAGCTGTGGATGCCAGAATCACTATCTGGCTTCATAAGATCATTTCTCAGGCTGCTAGAACTACTTTGGTTAAACATATTGGTCAAGCCATTCCTTTATTTCAGATAGGGGATTTCTTAATCCCAAAACATCTTTGCAGACAGATGGATGCTGACCTCTGCAAATTTTGGTGGGGAGAGACTCTGGACCCAAAAGATAGAAAACTTCaccttttgggttgggatatcCTTTGCTCCCCTAAAGCTGAGGTGGTTTGGGTTTCAGAAAAGCTGAAATAA